Part of the Engystomops pustulosus chromosome 4, aEngPut4.maternal, whole genome shotgun sequence genome is shown below.
TCAAACGGAGACATAGCAAAACCAGGTGCCTCAAGAACACAATCACCGGAGGTGAGGACGACGTCTGTCTGTTAATCACCTCAACCACTGACATATTGTCACAATGGAAGACCACACAACGATCCGCCAATCTATCCCCCCACAATTCCATGGCAACCACGATGGGGAATAATTCTAACAGACAAAGATTTACCGTCAAACCGTGCTCCCGCCACCAAACCGGCCATTCGCCTACACTCCACTCACCCTGGAAATAGGCTCCATATCCTACCGACCCAGCCGCATCAGTGAACAAATGCAGCTCCTTATTGGAGACCTGATCCGCCATCCACAAAGTCTTCCCATTATATGTCACCAGAAACTCGTCCCACACCTTCAAATCATCCTTGTGTTCCTTTCTTAACCGAATGAAATGCTCCGGCCTCCTAACACCGGCTGTAGCCTGGGCCAGGCGTCTGCAAAAAACCCGCCCCATCGGCATAATTCTGCAGGCGAAATTCAGTCTCCCTAACAATGACTGCAACTGCCTCAATGACAACTTCGACTTCACCAACGCCTCCTGTACACCCAATCTCAACTCCTCCAACTTGTCCCAAGGCAACCGGCACTCCATTGCCAATGAATCAATCTCAATTCCCAAGAAACAGAGTGTCGTAGTCGGCCCTTCAGTCTTCTCAACTGCTAACGGCACCCCAAACTCAGCAAACAACTCCGACAACGTGGACAACAACACCTGGCATTTGAAGCTCCCTGCTGGTCCCACACACAGAAAGTCATCCAAATAGTGTATGACTCCCTTACCTCCAGCCCGCTCCCTAACTGCCCATTCCAGAAAACAACTAAATGCTTCAAAATAAGCACATGAGATCGAGCAGCCCATTGGCAGGCACCTATCCACAAAGAATTCCCCTTCAAAACAACACCCCAGCAAATGCATTGACTTGGGGTGCACAGGTAACAAACGGAACGCCGCTTCAACGTCCGCCTTGGCCATCAAGGCCCCCCGCCCCGCGGCCCTCACTAAACCCACTGCTGTGTCAAAGGAAGTATAGGAAACGGAAGTCAAAGACGAATCGATGTCATCATTAACCGACCCACCTTTTGGGTATGATAAATGATGAATCAACCTATACTTCCCCTTCTCCTTCTTCGGCACCACCCCTAAGGGAGAAACCCGCAAATCCTCCACCGGGGGACTATCAAATGGACCCAGCATGCGCCCCAAACTCACCTCTTTCTTCAACTTCTCCCTAACCACCccagggcagtccacagctgactTCAAATTCTTTGCAAACATCCCCGGGGCCCTGTCCCTAAATGGAATCTGAAACCCCTCCCGAAAGCCTTCTATCAACAACACTGCCTTCTCCCTATTTGGGTACCTCTCGAGCCATGGCATCATGGCGTCTAACCTCACCGGAGTCACTCCCTTTCTGAGAACTGTCCCCGGAACGCTGCCCCGGTCCCTTCCGTTTAAAACATCTGGACAAGGGGTGGTTGAACCCGCCACAACCGGAACACTCGTGCTTGTACGTACAAGATGTTCCCCAGGAACAACCCCCTTCATTGAACTTCCAACACACCCCCTTCTTGGTTCCGCCCGACGAACCCCCTGACTTAGTGCCGTCGGGCCCTGGCTGAAAAGGCGTACCTGCCACTGCTACCCCTCCAAAAGAACCTCCCTTTACCGCAGGCTTCGGCGCTGTCATTATCTGCAGCCAAAGCGACATGTCTCTGTGGTCCCATTGCAGTGACGGCTGTATAGACATCCTCTGGCGAAATTGTTCATCATATTTCAGCCAAGCCGTCCCCCCATACGTCTTATACGCCTCCCAGATAGTTTCTTGATGACAGAACAAACCCGAACAACACTCCGGgtgcttctcccccagcacactCCCCAATATGGAGAAAGCATGCAACCAATTCCCAAAATTTCGCGGTATCAGCCTGTACCGGcgccgctcctcctcctcctcctttctatGTTCTTTCCCTTTCTCCCAGCGTTCTATGCTGAAACGCTCTAAAGGTAGCAACGTAAATATATCCAAGTTCTCCCTCCTCCAAATCTTTTCTTTAACTTCGGCTTTTAAATGCCCCCCCAGCGGCCCATTAAAACAGATGTATAAGTTACCCTTTGCCGCATCAGATACAGGTAATGACTTAGCCACTGCAACTGTCGTATCAGTCTGTAAGGCGACCGACTTTTCTGCCGTAGCCGGCTTTTCTGCTGCTACTACGGCTTCTCCCCCAGCTGCCTCCAACTGTACTGCCCCAACGCTCGCTCCTCCCGACCCCGTTGAGGCCGCCCCTTGGCCACCCAGCTGCGACCCCCCTGACTTCTCAAACTCAGCCATTAACCTCTGCAAACCCTGCATAAATTGGTTAAGTGGGGtctctcctccccccaccccaccacCTACTGTGTTAACGGGACCTCCCGTGGATGTATGTGCTGCTTGTGTAGCTGCTGACCCACCTGTCATCGCCGCTCCGCCACCACCTGGAGCCGCCAAAGGGGGGGTGTGGGCTCCTGCCCCTGCCCCGGACGCACCTCCGGATCCTACCGGCACCCCGCTCGACACCGGTGCCGCCTCACTTGCTGTCGGAGCTCCGGATCCTGCCGCAGGTCCCTGAACCAGACCGTCTCCTGCCGCTGCCAGTCCAAGCGCGCGACGCACGTTGTCCAGCATCATGGcctcggcgctgcgctgcccctgCAAAGGAAAAAACACCGAAGACACTCCGCGTACACAACTcgggtctccccctggtgccccACCTGAACCCTCTCCACTGTCTGCGGTCAGTGGATACGACTGCGCATTACCTGCGGCCCTAACTCCATCACCACTATACCCTACTCCCCACCCCACTTCCTGCACAGCCCTGGACCCAGGGGTCCCCTGCCCCTGGTCCGCCATCCATACTCCTTGCGGCCCTGACCAGGCCTCTGACCTAGCCGCTCGCTGTGCAGCGTCCCTGGCAGAGGGGGCCGGCCTCCACCCCCCCACCGCTCTGCGCTCATCTCCGCTCTCAGCCGCCCTGCGTGACCTGGCCGAGAGCACCTCACATTCGCCCACCTGGCTGCCTGGACTACTGGGGGCCGATCCCTCCCCAGACTCCGCTTCCCCTTCGACAATCCCCCCGCCACTCCCGATGCTTCTGCGACTCACCGCCCGCCTGGTGCCGCCATCCTCCTCACTCCTCACCgatcttctgctgctgctgctccgctGTGGCCAATCGTCCTCCTCATCCACTTCCCGCCTGCCGTTGCTCCGCCTCCGATCCGCGCCGGCCGCCATTTTCTTCCTGCCACGtgtcgccgccatcttggctcccgCCGCTCCAGGCCCGCGTCCCGCCGAGGAACTTCCACTCCGTGCGCTACCTGCTGGGACCCTCCGATCTTCAGGCGCAGACGCGCCCCGGCTTCTCCTCTTGGCTCCGCTTGCCTGGTTTCCCGGCGTCGATGCTCCACTCCTCTTGCCGCCCGCTCGCACTGCCGGTGACCTCGCCGTGCCGCCGACTAATGGCATGCGACCACCGCTCCTCGATCCTCTGCTTGGGGAAGGCTCGGGACTCAGCCTCTCCGGTGGCCGCGATCTCGATGCCCGTACTGGCCGCGGGCTAGGACCTGCCGCGGCGGCACCCACTGAAAAAGCCGCCAGCTGCTCCTGCATCCAACCTGGACCCCGTGCCTCCGCCTGCGCCCGAACCTGCGCCAGAAAGGCCTCCATCATTCCTGTGAGTGCTCAGCCTCCTTAACTCCCGCTCTTAACTACCCCTCCGCACACAATTTTTGCTCGGCCACCAAAGATGGCTGGCCCTTCCTGCCGACCCTTAAAAACCCCCTCACTCCACCCCCCCCACAATAAACCCACCTATCACTGTCAACCTATACTCCACCCCCCAAAACTACCGCCTCCCCCcatcacatcccccccccccccctcccagcccgCCCCGTCATGGCCGCGCTCCGCCTACCTGCGGATGGCTCCAAGCTAACATTCTCTAATTAATT
Proteins encoded:
- the LOC140125694 gene encoding uncharacterized protein, giving the protein MMEAFLAQVRAQAEARGPGWMQEQLAAFSVGAAAAGPSPRPVRASRSRPPERLSPEPSPSRGSRSGGRMPLVGGTARSPAVRAGGKRSGASTPGNQASGAKRRSRGASAPEDRRVPAGSARSGSSSAGRGPGAAGAKMAATRGRKKMAAGADRRRSNGRREVDEEDDWPQRSSSSRRSVRSEEDGGTRRAVSRRSIGSGGGIVEGEAESGEGSAPSSPGSQVGECEVLSARSRRAAESGDERRAVGGWRPAPSARDAAQRAARSEAWSGPQGVWMADQGQGTPGSRAVQEVGWGVGYSGDGVRAAGNAQSYPLTADSGEGSGGAPGGDPSCVRGVSSVFFPLQGQRSAEAMMLDNVRRALGLAAAGDGLVQGPAAGSGAPTASEAAPVSSGVPVGSGGASGAGAGAHTPPLAAPGGGGAAMTGVKKGVIWIFGHSFIYWAEKRAQLRLGGRSLGLPEELVSVRWLGYRGLQWGAVRSRLRSGFERWGQPNVLIIHAGGNDLGSFPMRNLVKDMKRDVLWLLAEYPDVLLVWSEMVRRERWRNAVSVAALNRARIKINKCMGKFVRLNGGLVVRHGLLEADRNYTGKDGVHLTDLGLDVFNYGLSEVANFGYRVWRGMAP